A stretch of the Halomonas sp. BDJS001 genome encodes the following:
- a CDS encoding ABC transporter ATP-binding protein, with translation MNDPIIAINGLNKTYEGGFQALTHIDLTIQRGEIFALLGPNGAGKTTLISVVCGLVNPTAGHVLVDGFDNITHYRQARERIGLVPQELTNEAFETVWNTVSFSRGLFGKAPNPAHIEKVLKSLALWDKRNNRLMTLSGGMKRRVLIAKALSHEPRILFLDEPTAGVDVELRREMWEVVRQLRDNGVTIILTTHYIEEAEEMADRIGVINRGELVLVEEKAALMSKLGSKQLTLNLHSPLTDLPATLQRFELSLAAEGYELIYTYDGSQEEDGHAISELLTALEREGITFKDLNTRQSSLEDIFVDLVNPKERA, from the coding sequence TTGAACGACCCAATTATTGCCATTAACGGCTTGAATAAAACCTACGAAGGTGGCTTTCAGGCGTTAACGCACATTGATTTAACCATTCAGCGTGGCGAGATCTTTGCGCTGCTTGGCCCCAATGGGGCAGGTAAGACCACGTTGATCAGCGTGGTGTGCGGTTTGGTTAATCCCACCGCGGGCCATGTGCTGGTAGATGGTTTCGACAATATTACCCACTATCGCCAGGCCAGGGAGCGCATTGGGCTAGTACCCCAAGAGCTAACCAATGAAGCGTTTGAAACTGTTTGGAACACTGTTAGTTTCAGCCGCGGCTTGTTTGGCAAGGCGCCCAATCCTGCCCATATCGAAAAAGTGCTCAAGTCGCTGGCGCTTTGGGATAAGCGCAACAACCGCTTGATGACGCTCTCGGGTGGCATGAAGCGGCGTGTGCTGATCGCCAAAGCGCTCTCCCATGAGCCACGCATACTGTTTCTAGATGAACCCACTGCCGGGGTGGATGTAGAGCTGCGCCGCGAGATGTGGGAGGTCGTGCGCCAACTGCGTGATAACGGCGTGACCATTATTCTAACTACCCACTACATTGAAGAAGCTGAAGAGATGGCTGACCGTATCGGCGTTATCAATCGCGGGGAGCTGGTGTTGGTGGAAGAGAAGGCCGCGTTGATGAGTAAGTTGGGCAGCAAGCAGCTAACGCTCAACCTGCACAGCCCGCTAACCGATTTACCTGCCACACTGCAGCGCTTTGAGCTGAGCCTTGCGGCGGAGGGGTATGAGCTGATTTATACCTACGACGGCAGCCAGGAGGAGGACGGCCACGCGATTTCAGAACTATTAACGGCCTTGGAGCGGGAAGGCATTACGTTTAAAGATCTGAATACCCGGCAGAGTTCGCTTGAAGATATTTTTGTCGATCTGGTTAATCCTAAGGAGCGTGCATGA
- a CDS encoding peptidylprolyl isomerase → MTRASARHILVSSEEQCLALKEEIHNGRDFAEVAKEHSSCPSSRQGGDLGSFGPGQMVPEFDKVVFSGEVGQVHGPVKTQFGYHLLEITERS, encoded by the coding sequence ATGACACGCGCCAGCGCCCGCCACATTTTGGTCAGCAGTGAAGAGCAGTGCCTTGCACTGAAAGAAGAGATCCACAATGGCCGTGACTTTGCGGAAGTCGCCAAGGAGCACTCTAGCTGCCCATCCAGCCGTCAAGGCGGCGATCTGGGTAGCTTTGGCCCCGGTCAAATGGTGCCCGAGTTCGATAAAGTCGTTTTCAGCGGTGAAGTAGGCCAGGTACATGGCCCGGTGAAGACCCAGTTTGGCTACCACCTGCTGGAAATTACCGAACGCTCTTAA
- a CDS encoding serine hydrolase: protein MRHWIQRGLVALALFIALPVHAEGYDTNGYDANWYYEVDKQSTWQGDLSARLQAIEGVFEGELGVYVQNLASGEAYSWRADDPWYLASLIKIPVAAQVLAERQAGNLTLDERLTLAQSDFVDGAGPTNWHDPGTPISIRYLMEQMITVSDNTASDMLIDRVGLEAVNQRARSMIAASGGNPADIGPISKLVEVRQGVYGELHPDARALGGMDFIALRQHPVSQRGQALARALGVNVDTFTQPDYDHAFDAYEATGENVGTLRAYGDLLASLRPVQRGRAMEDLDAEQRQTLLDVMERTSSGKQRLKAGLGSSISFAHKTGTQQRRSCDAGIAERDNADSATQGPWVIVSCTRGPLAVSAHERALASVGEALRYSGALGKP, encoded by the coding sequence TTGCGACACTGGATTCAACGTGGACTGGTTGCCTTGGCGCTGTTCATAGCGCTGCCTGTCCATGCAGAGGGCTACGATACAAATGGGTACGATGCTAATTGGTACTATGAGGTAGATAAACAGAGCACCTGGCAGGGAGACTTAAGCGCACGTCTACAGGCTATCGAGGGTGTATTTGAGGGCGAATTGGGCGTTTATGTGCAGAACCTTGCCAGTGGCGAGGCCTACTCCTGGCGCGCCGACGACCCTTGGTACTTAGCCTCACTGATTAAAATACCGGTGGCAGCCCAGGTACTCGCTGAACGCCAAGCGGGCAACTTAACACTGGATGAACGGCTAACGCTTGCTCAAAGCGATTTTGTTGATGGCGCAGGCCCCACCAACTGGCACGATCCCGGTACGCCAATCTCCATTCGTTACCTAATGGAACAGATGATTACCGTCAGTGATAACACCGCCTCTGATATGTTGATTGACCGTGTGGGACTGGAAGCAGTGAACCAACGCGCCCGAAGCATGATCGCGGCAAGTGGGGGCAACCCCGCTGACATTGGCCCCATCTCTAAATTAGTGGAAGTACGCCAGGGGGTTTACGGCGAGCTGCACCCAGATGCACGCGCGCTGGGCGGAATGGATTTTATCGCCCTGCGCCAGCACCCGGTCAGCCAGCGCGGGCAGGCGCTAGCCCGCGCCCTGGGTGTCAACGTGGATACCTTTACTCAGCCGGACTATGACCACGCTTTCGATGCTTACGAAGCCACCGGTGAGAATGTAGGTACGCTAAGAGCTTACGGTGATCTGCTGGCTAGCTTACGCCCTGTCCAACGAGGACGTGCCATGGAGGATTTAGATGCCGAGCAGCGGCAGACACTTTTGGATGTAATGGAGCGAACCAGTTCGGGCAAACAGCGTCTTAAAGCGGGTCTTGGAAGCAGCATAAGCTTCGCCCATAAAACCGGTACTCAGCAGCGGCGTAGCTGCGATGCAGGGATTGCCGAGCGTGATAATGCCGATAGTGCAACACAGGGGCCGTGGGTGATTGTCAGCTGTACTCGCGGGCCTTTGGCGGTAAGTGCTCACGAGCGAGCCTTGGCCAGCGTGGGTGAAGCGTTGCGCTATAGCGGTGCTCTCGGCAAGCCGTGA
- a CDS encoding acyltransferase family protein yields the protein MPLNWKEVPQLPKAEGRIEAIDLARGLAIGLMIISHAVSGLVGIRNVPDWGMVPVHFLTKFSSSLFILVFGIALAVAFLSHTQSDDWPKRRLKLWLRAVEVWFWYKALLVIEMLPFYPPSEIVDALLYGRFAIWVEILGFYAIALLWVPLILPLWARAPLWSRLATIGVLIALTVWLQSLTFGGNDILKALLVDHEDHYTWGQISRAPMILAGLLIGEALLRCYFEPAMRRRLVLTLLGLGALMVAGFYGLAVASGDVHAAMLAVANNVGKHPPGLEFMLFSLGGALVLLALALAGGVKAAKALMPLTIVGSNALMAFIFHIVMIFLVLRFLWEGEGMYTYPQALGVGGLLILGAAGWIWLTRWMARHR from the coding sequence ATGCCTCTGAACTGGAAGGAAGTTCCCCAACTGCCCAAGGCGGAAGGCCGTATAGAAGCAATAGATTTAGCCCGTGGCCTCGCTATTGGCTTAATGATTATAAGCCACGCGGTCAGTGGGTTGGTGGGGATTCGCAATGTGCCTGATTGGGGCATGGTGCCTGTCCATTTTCTGACTAAATTCTCCTCGTCGCTATTTATTTTGGTGTTTGGCATTGCACTGGCAGTGGCGTTTCTTTCTCATACCCAAAGCGACGATTGGCCGAAACGCCGTTTAAAATTGTGGCTGCGCGCTGTAGAAGTTTGGTTCTGGTACAAAGCGCTGCTCGTTATTGAAATGTTACCGTTCTATCCGCCCAGCGAAATTGTCGATGCGCTGCTCTATGGGCGCTTTGCGATTTGGGTCGAAATCTTAGGCTTCTACGCCATTGCGCTGTTATGGGTGCCGCTGATTTTGCCACTTTGGGCGCGGGCGCCGCTGTGGAGCCGACTCGCCACGATTGGCGTGTTAATCGCGCTGACCGTTTGGCTGCAGAGCCTTACCTTTGGTGGCAACGATATCCTCAAAGCGCTGCTGGTAGATCACGAAGACCACTACACCTGGGGGCAGATAAGCCGTGCCCCCATGATTTTAGCGGGCCTTTTGATCGGTGAAGCCTTGCTGCGCTGCTACTTTGAGCCCGCTATGCGGCGGCGCCTGGTGTTGACCCTGCTAGGACTGGGTGCGCTAATGGTCGCCGGATTTTATGGCTTGGCAGTTGCCAGTGGTGATGTGCATGCGGCGATGCTGGCGGTGGCGAACAATGTTGGCAAACACCCGCCAGGGCTAGAATTTATGTTGTTTAGCCTGGGCGGTGCGCTGGTGCTATTAGCTCTTGCGCTTGCCGGTGGCGTCAAAGCGGCAAAGGCTTTAATGCCGCTGACGATTGTTGGCTCTAACGCCCTCATGGCGTTTATTTTCCATATTGTGATGATCTTTTTAGTGCTGCGCTTTCTGTGGGAAGGCGAAGGGATGTACACCTATCCACAGGCACTTGGCGTGGGCGGCCTGTTGATACTGGGGGCTGCGGGGTGGATTTGGTTGACCCGCTGGATGGCTAGACACCGCTAA
- a CDS encoding sugar porter family MFS transporter, with translation MTQQRTLSRSSYILVICCIAAIGGFLFGFDSGVINGTVDGLQASFNSDSAGTGFNVASMLLGCAIGAFFAGRLADRFGRRTLLIVAAVFFLISAWGSGVAGSSMEFVIYRILGGLAVGAASVMTPAYISEVAPSAYRGRLATIQQVAIISGLFMAFLSNYVLAYVAGSAMSELWFGFATWRWMFWVELIPATVFLVALLFIPESPRYLISTGKQGEARRVLGLVMPERDVSTKIDEINTTLDQDHKPRLSDVMNRTTGKLHGIVWVGIGLAVFQQLVGINVVFYYGAVLWQSVGFSEGDALLINVISGAVSIGACLLAIALIDKIGRKPLLWGGSVGMAATLACLSYAFSSATMVDGSLQLSSDMGVFALLCANLYVLFFNASWGPVMWVMLGEMFPNQMRGSGLAIAGLFQWLANFGITMTFPIMLASIGLFGAYGFYAISAVASVFFVIYFVKETRGKELEAMAYE, from the coding sequence ATGACACAACAAAGAACGCTAAGCCGCTCATCGTATATTCTGGTGATTTGCTGTATTGCCGCCATCGGCGGTTTCCTGTTTGGTTTCGACAGTGGCGTGATCAACGGCACGGTGGATGGCCTACAGGCCTCTTTTAACTCCGATAGCGCGGGCACGGGTTTCAATGTGGCGTCGATGTTGCTGGGTTGTGCGATCGGTGCTTTTTTTGCCGGTCGCCTGGCGGATCGCTTTGGCCGCCGTACGTTGTTGATCGTGGCCGCTGTGTTCTTCCTGATTAGTGCCTGGGGCTCCGGCGTTGCCGGTAGCTCTATGGAGTTTGTGATATATCGCATTCTTGGTGGGCTTGCCGTAGGCGCCGCCAGTGTCATGACCCCGGCTTATATCAGTGAGGTAGCTCCATCTGCCTACCGAGGACGCTTGGCCACTATTCAACAGGTGGCGATTATTTCTGGCCTTTTTATGGCCTTTTTGAGTAATTATGTCTTGGCCTATGTAGCGGGCTCGGCCATGTCAGAGCTATGGTTTGGCTTCGCGACCTGGCGCTGGATGTTCTGGGTTGAGCTGATACCGGCTACCGTTTTCCTGGTGGCACTGCTGTTTATTCCGGAAAGCCCGCGCTACTTGATCAGCACCGGTAAGCAGGGCGAAGCCCGCCGTGTGCTGGGGTTAGTGATGCCTGAACGGGATGTCAGCACTAAAATTGATGAAATTAACACCACCCTGGATCAGGATCACAAGCCACGGTTAAGCGATGTGATGAATCGTACCACTGGCAAGCTGCACGGAATCGTTTGGGTGGGGATTGGCTTGGCGGTTTTTCAGCAGTTGGTGGGCATTAACGTCGTTTTCTACTACGGCGCGGTGCTGTGGCAGTCGGTGGGTTTCTCCGAAGGCGATGCGCTACTCATCAATGTGATCTCTGGTGCTGTGAGTATCGGTGCCTGCCTGCTGGCCATTGCGCTGATCGATAAAATTGGCCGAAAACCGCTGCTTTGGGGCGGCTCGGTGGGCATGGCAGCGACACTGGCATGCCTCTCCTATGCGTTCTCTAGCGCGACGATGGTGGATGGCAGCCTACAGTTGTCCAGTGATATGGGCGTATTTGCGCTGCTGTGCGCCAACCTCTATGTGCTGTTCTTCAACGCCTCTTGGGGGCCGGTGATGTGGGTTATGCTGGGCGAGATGTTCCCCAATCAGATGCGCGGCTCGGGGCTGGCGATTGCCGGTCTTTTCCAGTGGCTGGCCAACTTCGGTATTACCATGACCTTCCCCATCATGCTGGCCTCTATCGGGCTGTTCGGGGCTTACGGCTTCTACGCCATCAGTGCCGTTGCCTCGGTCTTCTTCGTTATTTACTTCGTCAAAGAGACGCGCGGTAAAGAGTTGGAAGCGATGGCCTACGAGTAA